From the Priestia koreensis genome, one window contains:
- a CDS encoding 5'-deoxyadenosine deaminase, giving the protein MKTILIRNAEIVTMNANEEIITGDIYIEDDIIKAVGPNLNVDRVDKMIDGTNRTVIPGFVQTHIHLCQTLFRGKGDDLELMDWLKQRIWPLEASHDEESIYYSAMLGIGELIQSGTTTIVDMETVHYTDSAFQAIAESGIRALSGKVMMDKGDEVPLPLQENTYDSIQNSVDLMEKWHMYEGRIKYAFSPRFVVSCTEALLREVSELSRTHHIHVHTHASENQGEIALVEHETGMRNVTYLHHLGLATDRLILAHCVWLDDEERKIIKENGVHVSHCPGSNLKLASGIADIPTLLDHHVSVSLGADGAPCNNNLDMFNEMRLAALIQKPVYGPTAMNARAVFKMATIGGARAVGMEREIGSIEVGKKADIAILNLRDFHTYPSFDVDPISRIVYSATRADVETTIVNGQILMENRLMRTLDKEIVLHEANKSIKRLLRKIPHLSVSR; this is encoded by the coding sequence ATGAAGACAATTTTAATCCGAAATGCTGAAATTGTGACGATGAATGCGAATGAGGAGATTATAACGGGAGATATTTATATTGAGGACGATATCATTAAAGCAGTAGGCCCCAACTTAAACGTCGATCGGGTTGATAAAATGATCGACGGGACGAATCGTACGGTTATTCCGGGCTTTGTTCAAACCCATATTCACTTATGTCAAACGCTTTTTCGCGGAAAAGGCGATGATTTGGAGCTAATGGACTGGTTGAAGCAGCGTATTTGGCCATTAGAGGCATCACATGATGAGGAATCGATTTATTATTCTGCGATGCTTGGGATTGGTGAATTAATTCAAAGTGGAACCACCACCATTGTAGACATGGAAACGGTCCACTACACGGATTCGGCTTTTCAAGCGATTGCGGAAAGCGGCATTCGTGCTTTATCTGGAAAGGTCATGATGGATAAAGGGGATGAGGTCCCGCTTCCGTTACAGGAGAATACATATGACTCGATTCAGAACAGCGTGGATTTAATGGAGAAATGGCACATGTATGAAGGCCGAATTAAATATGCCTTTTCGCCTCGCTTTGTCGTTTCGTGCACAGAGGCGCTGCTTCGAGAAGTGAGCGAATTATCCCGAACGCACCACATTCATGTTCATACGCATGCCTCTGAAAATCAAGGTGAAATTGCACTAGTCGAGCATGAAACTGGGATGCGCAACGTTACGTATCTGCATCATCTAGGGCTTGCGACGGATCGATTAATTCTCGCTCACTGCGTATGGCTTGATGACGAGGAGCGAAAGATTATTAAGGAAAACGGCGTTCATGTGAGTCACTGTCCCGGTTCAAACTTGAAATTAGCATCTGGAATTGCCGATATTCCAACACTTTTAGATCATCACGTATCCGTTAGTCTAGGAGCAGACGGGGCCCCTTGCAATAACAATCTAGATATGTTCAACGAAATGCGGCTTGCGGCCCTCATTCAAAAGCCGGTTTACGGTCCTACGGCAATGAATGCAAGGGCGGTTTTTAAAATGGCGACCATCGGCGGAGCACGAGCGGTAGGGATGGAACGTGAAATAGGGAGCATTGAGGTTGGCAAAAAGGCAGATATAGCAATTCTTAATCTACGTGATTTTCACACGTATCCATCGTTTGACGTAGACCCCATTTCACGAATTGTGTATTCGGCTACTCGTGCAGACGTTGAAACGACCATTGTAAACGGTCAGATTTTAATGGAAAACCGCCTTATGAGAACGCTCGATAAGGAAATAGTTCTACACGAAGCCAACAAGTCGATCAAACGCCTTTTACGAAAAATTCCGCATCTATCCGTTTCACGTTAA
- a CDS encoding Lrp/AsnC family transcriptional regulator: MNSDYRIPDLKIDDVDREILSKLHENSRASYTDIGKEIGLSRVAVQTRINNLVEQGVIEKFTTVINPAKIGIHVSAFFNVDVEPKFLESVAEQLEQEDAVTSLYHMTGPSKLHMHGIFADNQEMERFLTEKLYSVEGVVSVDCQILIKRYKSRMGMKL; the protein is encoded by the coding sequence ATGAATTCAGACTACCGCATTCCGGATCTTAAAATTGATGACGTCGATCGAGAAATTCTATCAAAGCTGCACGAAAATAGCCGCGCTTCTTATACGGATATTGGAAAAGAAATTGGCTTATCGCGCGTAGCGGTTCAAACGCGCATTAATAATCTGGTCGAACAAGGCGTGATTGAAAAGTTTACGACCGTGATCAATCCAGCAAAAATCGGCATTCATGTGTCCGCTTTTTTTAATGTAGACGTGGAGCCGAAATTTTTAGAAAGCGTAGCAGAACAGCTTGAACAAGAAGATGCGGTAACGAGTTTGTATCATATGACGGGACCGAGCAAGCTACATATGCACGGGATATTTGCAGATAATCAAGAAATGGAACGATTTTTAACAGAGAAGCTTTATAGTGTTGAAGGGGTCGTAAGCGTAGACTGTCAAATCTTAATTAAACGCTATAAAAGTCGAATGGGGATGAAGTTGTAA